The region gctctgtttttgtgaatgtccTAGTCTTTATGTGTAACGGCTTCTGTCTTTTAAAACTTCATTTCCATGATTAGTCCACAAGACAGCTAATTATGTAATTTTGCATGAGTTGGGAAAGGGATTGAAGTGGATAAAAATCTTCACCGTGGTaagcttttttcatttttagtaTAAAAAAAGACCACTCATTCATCTAATTCACATGtatgaaagacaaaaacaagtctgTGTGAATAACTTGTGTCAAACTAATGGAAGGAGGGTTTCTAGACCGTTCTGCCATCTAATAAAGGGCATGCTGGAAAGTAAGCTTATAAGCTAACAATGTTTCATTTAGGTCAGAAAATCATGTCAACACATCTTTATTTTGTTCAATTAATATTTCCCgcttacatttattttaaatgattagtgGTATGGATGCTGACACTTTTTGATTATGCAGTATCGTAGTAATGTTGTTAAGATATAGATTATATCTATAAAAGTCTTTTATAACTTCCTTGATGATGCACTGCTTTCGTGAGCTTTGGCCCCAGCACAAATTAAAATCGAGGCAGGTTTGGCCAGATATGGTGTACTTTCTCTCCACCTAGTGGACAGAGAGTGTGCTGTCTTGTCATTTGCCCTGAGTGATGTGCATCTGTCTCATTTTCTCGTCCGCCTGGAATCAGCAAATACAGATggacagaattttttttttttaattgttgtaaTTGATTTATATTATATCCAGTCAAAGCAAATTGTGAAGAGTTTCTAAGGAAAAATGTATATGTTTAGTATACAGTTCACTGTGTAATgtatatacttttattttgaaggtgatGTTATTAGACTCACAAGCTAGACAATCAATATTCATGGGTTGCTTTTAACGCTTTGCTGATAGAATCTCACAGAGCATAGAAGCCTATTCTGCAGTCCTCTTACGACTTTGAGGTTTTGATGATCTATCAATCATCTAAACAAAGCTTGAGTGTGCGAGCCACTGCCAGGGGAGGTCTGACCTGCGGCCTAGCGTGACATTCAAGGAAGGAGTGCTGCTCACCCAGGAAATCCCATTACACCAAAGTATGATGGATATCAGCACTGGGAAAGCTCATATGTGGTCTGACATATAATTTGttataatttgtaaaaaaaaaaaaaaagaaagaaagaaaaaaaatgtcatgacCAAGTTCACCTTTGTCCCTGTCTTTCACTTTTCATAactgtctctctccacacatacacatacacacactcataatcCTAATGTACATTTACCTTGTATTTTAGATCATATACTGAGATAGCAAATTGGCcattttgattaaataaaatgttttgaaaattgATTATACAACATCAGATtattacagagaaaataaacatctaAAGTCGCATCTATACATTAACTATCAAAATATACCTAAACGTGACCTGTGATGTTTATAGATGCCATGGAGTTTACTCTCTTTACCACATGCAGAACGGATACAAGTTTTTGAATGATTCAATAATGAATGCACCATGGTGAATTATCTATGTATTCTGAGTGACATTTCTCAAATATAACATGGCATTTCTAACAATGCGGAGCGAATAGTTTTGCTATGCCATAATGACTTTTCTGAAGTTTCAGTAGCGactgaacagacagacaaactgtcTTGCACGCTTGTGTTATCTGAGCCAAAGAGATATAGATTACCTTTATTTGTAAGCATGTAGTAGGATTCCAGTGCTgatcaaacacaaaaaataggGTGGCATTCTACTTAGGTGCAAAGGTGAATAACCAAGTGAAGTCTCCCGCTACTATGGAAGTAAAATATTACTCATCACCACTatagagacaaagaaaagtacaCTCTAAGCAAATGTCATCTGTGCCCCCTGCAGCGAGGCATGCTATTGTACAATATCACCTGcctcaaaacaaaaaacaaaggttAATCAGGCACCGTCTCTACTCTTACCAAAAAGTCTCCCactttgtttgtgctgtgtcaCTCTTCTGTGCCATATTGATTATCCAAAGTAAGAGAACACCATGTCAATTTTCAgttaaaattcaataaaaccCTTCCCAGCATGCAACCTTTGGACTTGTATTTCTCTATTGACTTTTTTGATGACATTTATCTTTCTAACAAAATCAAGTCGTCGTGAATATATTGTAACGTGTAAATCACATGTCTTTCTCAGAGGGCTTATCTGTTTTTGGTCCTCACAGGGAGTTTTGTTTATCTGTCTCTGAACTCTGCCCTTTATATGCTTCCCCGATAAGAAACTGGCAAGTAGACAGTGGGCCAAATTTCAATACACAGTAGTCTCTGGTGTGGACCCTCAcaactttttaacttttttaaccACAAAAATGTTGAAAGTAGCATTTTGGAAAACAACACCAAGTGAGTGGATcgagaagacaaaaacaaaagctgcaaaAAACTGAGAAGAAGGAAAAGTCTTGGGTCCACATGTGGGAAGAGGAGCTGCGCTGAATACGTGATCTGGAAGTAACAAGTAGTGAAAATTGGTGAAATTTTGCATCGCAAACCAATCGCAAAAATCTTCTAACCACAGAGCCTGAGCAGAACCATGAAGCTTACTGGGACTATCCTTAAACTGGAGTACACTCATGGCAgcacagacactgaactttTAAACAACACAATGGTGATACCActacaaacaaatacaacaggTATGATGATAGCAACTTCAGTTAAATCAATCATAAACCTCCTGAGCGTTGACAGCTGTCACTCCACAAAATGCTGTGATTATTctcacaaagagaagaaaaaacatgtgAGTTTGgagctgcaactaatgaatattttcatcgttagttaatctgctgattattcttttgattcattgtttgatCTAAATGAATGCCCACCCGTGGACCCTCACAACTTCCAAGGTCCAAGGTCTCTAAGGTAACTCAATCAGTGATCCAAAACTTAAGGATTctttacaatgatataaaacagaaaaacagcagatgaTCAATCAAACTGAGCTGGAATCAGgtaatgtttggcatttttgcttaaataataacttaaatgataaatcaataatcaaaattTTGCAGATTTCCTGTCACTAATCGTTTCAGCTAcgttagttagtttagttagttagtttacaTTCTGATTTAATTTCCTTCACGTTCTTATCCTCTGTCATTATTCTAATTAGGGCTGTGTTGAGTTGAATCGAGCCCTTTCCTTGCCACTTTAAATGAAGAAGCTTTGCCAACAGGCCGCTCTTCAAATCCAGATAACTGCGAGGCAAATGTATTCTAATCTCTTAATTCAATCTTGCTGATCTTTGACCACAGAAGCACACAAGCATTTTCCTTGTTAAAGTGTAATCCCTAGCTGCTTCATCTCCCTAAACTAAATATGCAATTTACATACATTATAGCCCACGGTCAGCACAGTAAAAGCATCAGTGCGGGAACACTGCGCCGTGAACTTGTATTTGTCAGTGCTTTTAAGCGAGACAGTCCTGCAGCAATCAAACACTGGCAGGATGCAATTTAGAGTAACATAGAAGGAGGCTGAATTTAAACAGAGCGCCCAATGTAAAATTAGCCAGAGGAGAGTAGTGGACTTTGGCTCACCACTGACCTCTAACTGCTTTAATTAAATGGGgagtttcctcctcctcttgagTAATAACTAGCACTGCCCCTCCGAGGCCTATGGCACTGGCAGTCAAATGGAGCAGTGATATCTCTACCTATAGCCCTGCTTTTTTATAAATCATCACCCCTGCTCCTGCTAGACCTATGAAACCGTGTCCAGGTGATTCCTAAAGAGCTGTAAATTCACAATCAACACCTTGCTGCAAAGTTCTGTCCATGGACAAGGTTACTCCTGCTCTCAGATGTGGGAAAAGATTAATTATATGCCTTCGTTGATTAAAGGGATCACGAATGATAGTCTCGGTCAAGGTGCCTGTCTGCTCTTAACAAAGCTAATGTTCTCTCAGCTATGTGATCCGTCTCAGATGCTTGTGGGGCTCATTAGATCAGACTCAGAGATATTTACTTATTCATTAGCAACCAAATAAAATGGGTCCATGTCTTAAAGGTCATAGAGAATCCACCCTGTCTTTCACTTGTCTCCTATTCAAACTTTTCCCGAGGCATTAAAATATGTACTGTAATACTGTGTTTTATCAGACATCTAGGCTTTTTTAGCCTCTACTGTTTCTTAATTGACAGGTTCACCCACCTCATCACTGTCACAGCCTGATGGAGGAATGGCTCAGTGCTCCATATGCGCAGACAGAGCCACGGGTAAACACTATGGTGCATCAAGCTGTGATGGCTGCAAGGGCTTCTTCAGGAGGAGCATTCGCAACAGCCACGTTTACAGCTGTAGGTGAGTCCCACCATAAATCCTCCTCAGTACAACAGATCATTGTCCAACAGCATTatacagacaacacagacagataaTACACACCAGGAgcaacaataatgatgatgagaaaAAGTCTTTATTCTAGCTGAAGTGAGAAGTTATTCTATGGTGTTATCACCCACTGAAGGTCAAATTCGCAGGGACTGGTCCAGGCATGGAAGCAATAACATGTATATAATGACAGAAGGCTTTAAATCAATGGTGAGATACAGCTGTACGGTCTTAGCTTGCAtcaaaaagtgtgaaaacaaaatatgattAAATCCTAAGCCTCGGGCTGTGTAATTGTGTCTCCTTCTGACAAATATTAAAGGGGACCTTTATATTCACGTCTAATTACAGTTTGCATAAACATCAGTTGGGGTTAAAGACTAAAAGTTTGAAAATCTGGAGGTGTGGAGAGGAAGGATATGcagaatgaaaaatatatatatatctggttctgctgcatgaATTTCACTGATTTTTCAAATAATTGTCACATTGTGAGTCTAACTATGCTATAGAAACGCCACGCTGAATTTCTGAAGTTCTGTATTACTCTTTTAATATAATCTCACAGCTGTATTACAGGGTGTAAATCTGTGTTCATACGCTGCACATTTATTCAGGTTCAACAGGCAATGTATTGTGGACAAAGACAAGAGGAACCAGTGTCGTTACTGCAGACTACGCAAGTGTTTCAAGGCTGGAATGAGGAAGGAAGGTCAGAGAAAATATTTCCATCTTCTTAAGCAGCTTTATTTCTTATTCAATAGGATGCAGCTTCAGTGTTTCAATcctaaaaaatgtaatttaatcaCAAGAACCTGCATAAATGATTTCTGGTATGCAGTTCATTCAAAACTGTTCTCCATTTTTGTatttaagtgtttatttctaGGTATGTGTTCATGAACAGTCTTTGGCTCCCACAGataagcagagagaaagagatgcaaTCAGAGGAGCCACAGATCTCTacaaatgaataattaacatGGCTGGGCAAATATTTGCGCTGCAGTTTTCTGGAATTATGTTGCTCACAATCCCCTGAAGTCAATGCCAGGGCGTCTGATTTAAATGTTTACTTCACTAATTTCCCTGTTTTGGATAAAATGCTGTATCATCGCTTTCAAATTAATCCAAAAGTGCAGCTGTGGCAGGAACACATGAGTAAAACGTTAAAAAAGACTCCCCCGGCAGCCACTCGTTTTATACGTTTCCTTTGAACACACTTCCTGTAACTGTTTACTCCAAATCCAGATTTAAGTGATGTTCCACAGAAGATTCATTTGGGACATTGTCATGCAGCACCATGTCGGTGGAGCACAGAGGGAGCCTCccgctccttctccttctccagttTGATTAATACTCCCCTGATTGGTTGCTGAGAGGACAGCTCTGATGACTGATTACTCTGACACTCAGTCCTGTTGTCTGACTTTGTAGAGCCATATTGGAATCAGTCTGAGGCCATCTAGATTGCTCTGTTTCTAATAACTCTCGCAGAGGGGTCATCAACATGTGATGACATCTCGTCCGTTAAACATAATCCTCACCATCAAGCATCCAGGCAGCCACGCCCACTTCTTATTGCCAGCAGCAAATGTAAGAAGATGTTGTCAATGTCAGAATATAAAATCAAGATAGGTCTATACATCAGGATTAAAATATTACATTCTGTATCTTTGATTCGATGTCCTACACTTCAAAGGGTGTTtcagaaaaggttttttttctatatttgtctgcttctttcttctttctgtcttcactaaaactttttttcttttcagggaGAAACTTTGTATAGATAAGTAATAGACAGGAAGAGATGAATGGAGAAATAATGTTACAGATTTTTCAAAGATTGTTAAGTTtcttgcataaaaaaaaaaaagatttgattaTACCATACTACTTCTTAAATCCTGAAACAGATCCACTTGAATGCCCAAACAGGACGAGCCTTCAGGAAACtcctgaaaaaaataaagggatTTTTCTCTAATTTCTGCCACATTTGCAAAGTAGGCAACATTTGGCATGGCTAATGCTGGCATAACAGTAACTTCAATGTCACTGAGGATAGAGGGACCTTGTGGAGGCAAAGAGTAGGTCTTTTCTTTCAGGAGATGTTTGCAGCCGAGGTGAGTTAAAAAGTGGAGAGCAGAGGCGGTGTCTGGAGAAGCCAAGAAATGTCTCCAATGGTTCGTGCCTCTCTTTAATCTCCAGCTGTTCAGAATGAGAGAGACTGCATCAACAATCACAGAGCCAAGGGACAGACAGTGGGCACTTTGTCCATCAGTGTGCTGCTGCGGGCTGAGGCCAGTGTGCAACAGGTAACATACCGTTGCTTAAGATCTCAGATACAAACTTCTGTGACACTTATATTTCTCATACATGCCAGCCAAAGGTTCCCTTCCCTAATTCCGGAAATCATGTTGATGGAGGCCAGAGAGGATATAGGTTACATTTTAAACAGGCACCCATTAAATTGTGTGGAGGTTCTAGCTGCAAGTTGGATTCAGTTACTACTTAGAAATGACAAAATTGCAGAGGGACCCCTTCATAGCCCTTTTAATTGCACCACGAGGTTAGAGATTGTGTGCCAATGTTCAGTTACTAAATGCATAATAGCAACCAGATATATGCCTTTCCATGTAAAAGGAAGGCACAGAAATAAATGAGATGATTGGCAAATGAGCTACTATAGTATAGCTGCTGAGGTggggtttgttttttcaaattgGTCATCATGCACCCTCCATTCAGCATTGTTTACCACTGATCAATAAAAAACCTTCCTTTACCTGTCTTGTCTTGCTTTAACCTTCACAGCTCTCCATGTGCCAAAGCACTCATACACCTCGCAGCATCATCACCTTCCTCATCCCCCATTTTTGCTCCCCTCCCTGCATCCACGTTCACACACCTACCCTACAGTTCATTTCCACATTGCGGTATCACCTGAGCCCACTGTGAACTCACATAATGCTTTTCTGCTCTCAGTTCCCAGCTCCGGTCTCACCTACGAGTCATGACATCAACACCAAGAAGACAGCCTGCGTGGCAGATGTGTTTGAGTCCATGAAGCAGCAACTCCTCCTGCTGGTGGAATGGGCAAAACACATCCCAGAGTTCTGTAGCCTCCTGATAGATGACAAGGTACGAAGGGGCCTGAATACCCAAAGAGCTTTTTGTTCTAACAGCTAACTTGTACCtgtcaaagcagaaaagtgtAACAGCAGCTGACTTTATACTTTTTTCATGGCGTGTCTGTTCAGGTTGACACTTTGGTTGACTAAACACTTACATGTTAGAGCTATATATAACATGAAGcctgtgcatgtctgtgtgcaggtaACCCTGCTCCAAACCCACTCTGCAGAACATCTTATCCTAGGGGCAGCAAGACGCTCCTTACCTTACAACAATGTCATTCTTCTAGGTAGGACAGCGCAAATCTCCTAATGgttgtgtgctttgtgtgctgatgggaacatttttctttttggtatTGCGTGGATCTACAGTGATCTTCGTGCTACAATATCTTGCATATGAATGGATAGGTCTATGTCCATTGTGCAGGTAACGACTTCGTGATCCCCCTGAGCGGTGCAGAGGTAGCGGTGTCCAGAGTTGCTTTCCGAATCCAAGAGGAGCTGGTCAAACCTCTCAGAGAGCTGGACATCACAGACAAAGAGTTTGCTTGCCTCAGAAGCATTGTCTTCTTTGCCCCAGGTCAGTCTGTGAGGGGGTGACTGTGGACTGTAATTTCTATTCTGAGATCCAGTACAAGTTCCCTGTAATGTGCCATTGTATTTAAAATAATGTCAGGGAGACCACAGAAACACCACTGGCTGGTCATTTAGAGCACGGCCTTACTGTACTCTAACTGTACTGTGGGTTTATGTCTTATCTTTTATCAATCAATGCATTCTTGAACTgaacaaaatattgattatgtTCAATCACTGATTGAAAGGTTCCATTGCCTGTTGCAAGGAAACCCAGTAAGAACATTACATACACAGAAAGAACATCCTATATTCATTATACATGTGATTTCACCAGATCTCCTACAGGCCTTTTGAccaaaagagcaaaacaaagaatTGTCTGTAGTATTGAAAGTATTTTATCTCTTGTGCCTAAAACTAAAATCAAAAGGACTATATTTTCCTACAATCTCCCAGAAAATGTTgccttacattttttttctccgaAACAACTGACAGTTATTAGGAAACGCACTTGTCCATGGACAGACTGAATATAAAGACTGAATATGAAGTCAGTGTAGATCAGTATGTAGCAGGA is a window of Pempheris klunzingeri isolate RE-2024b chromosome 1, fPemKlu1.hap1, whole genome shotgun sequence DNA encoding:
- the hnf4b gene encoding hepatic nuclear factor 4, beta, with translation MKLTGTILKLEYTHGSTDTELLNNTMVIPLQTNTTEESSSPTSSLSQPDGGMAQCSICADRATGKHYGASSCDGCKGFFRRSIRNSHVYSCRFNRQCIVDKDKRNQCRYCRLRKCFKAGMRKEAVQNERDCINNHRAKGQTVGTLSISVLLRAEASVQQFPAPVSPTSHDINTKKTACVADVFESMKQQLLLLVEWAKHIPEFCSLLIDDKVTLLQTHSAEHLILGAARRSLPYNNVILLGNDFVIPLSGAEVAVSRVAFRIQEELVKPLRELDITDKEFACLRSIVFFAPECPGLKSPQLVRHLRFQAHLLLEEATSEQRGRFGELLLILPPLQSVAWQMVETLHLAQLLGEARMDSLLQEMLLGEGAQTGQQLYTVSPLPSEDAPTQDLQNERRASPGNFTSVISHASTYSS